Below is a window of Oryza brachyantha chromosome 10, ObraRS2, whole genome shotgun sequence DNA.
TTGCGTCGGCTACCACAAGGCAAAAGCGCGCTGCAGGGCAGCGACATGCTCACCGACCGACTTACGCCAGCAACCTATGTTAGTATCATTAAGATCACTGATTACATTCTTCTACGGGTTCATATGTCAATGACTATACATAATGGTAAACGATGCGAATCTAGTGCAACCTCGCTAGCGACCAGCTAATTGATCAAATTACCGTACATGATCAGTTATTACTATCAATACAATCTAGCATATGTATTTAGTTTTTCAACATGAATAAAGGTCTTTAATTATTGGTAGATGggcatttgaaaattttccattGGTTTTTATGGTACAGAGATAATGATACATGGATACTGATATGATAAGTGTACTAGTCTGGATACTGATATGATAAGTGTACTAGTCTGGTAGAGTACTGATCAAGTGCAGAACATGCAGAGATTGCCTGTAAGAACGTGTAAACTTTTCTTAATTGCTCGTTGTAGTTAAGCTTTCAGAGATGGCAATGTTGCCTGGCCATCGTCAGAGAAGCAATCCTTCCTGCGGAGTAAATCAGGTTAATCTGTCATGCCCACCATGAATGAATAGAGAAATAGCCGAAGAAACATATACAAATGGCCTTTTTTTAACCGTATTTTACGTGAAATCTGGTATACGCATGTGCATGCCAGTGCCGAGCTAACGCTGAAAAGGTTCCAGTTTTTCTACATCACCATGGCATTTGGAAGAACAATGTTCAGTGTCAGTTCTCGCACAAAAAATTCAGTATTCGTATGCGATAATCATATCAAATAGCCAAAGCAGATGATAATTAAGGTGGTAGAGCTCGGAATTTGTGGGGTTATTACCGGTGTGATAACCATGCTGTAGCGTGCCCAAATGAGCCCATTGCAAGACAAAGCTGAATTCAGGCATCATTAGAAAATACCACCACACTGTCAGCGATGGTAATGTTATTTGATACAATTTTGGATTGGATGATAGTATACTTTAGACATACCAACTTGTTGAGTATATGATATTTCTTCAGGTGGTTTAGCGAAGTCAGCCACATTAGCAATGTTGAGGAACCATTTGAACGTCGGGGCCCAGAAATGAACTGCATCaggataattgttttttttcaaagatcGCATCAGGATAATTATCAGGCTACAGTGATCATCACACTCACCAAACTCTAAAGAGTATATCTGGTATATTGGTATGCCCTACAATTTGATTTCAGAAACCACATAGAAAGCTAATTGAAACAGCTAGTGCTTCATGATTAACTCTCAAATCACTATAAGCTAGGAGCAGAGACCACAGTGATGAAAAGCaagaaaaatgattttgaCAAGGAACTTAACTGGTTTTGGGGCCAGCAGGATGGTTCCACAAGGCCTGAAACTTGGAGGCAGCCATGGAAATCAGCAAAGCTAACAGACGCTGGTCAGTCCCCTGTTCTTCCCTGCTACTACTAATATTCAGAAACAAAAGGAGGACGCAAGAATATAACCATGATATCCATTAGACACCAAGAAATTGAACTGAGCGTTGATTAAAGTCAGCACCGGTAAGGTTAAGACGGCGGAGCGACCTTCACCGACCACCGGAGGACTCgccggaggcggagacgaCGGTGAGGCAGGGCGGAAGGTCACAGACTCACAGTTGCTTTGTCTTCTCGGAGGTGGAGCCGAGCAGGTATGAGCAAAATATAAGGCCCtcgtttagttaaaaaacttttcgcaaaaacatcatatcaaatctttagacacctaaataaaatattaaatatacataaatattaaaactaattacacagttatgtggtaaatcgtaagacgaatcttttaaacctaattaggacgtgattaactataagtgctacagtaaccaatatgtgctaatgacggattaattagactcaaaagattcgtctcgcggtttccatgtggattataaaatttgttttgtaattagactatatttaatactttaaatgtgtgttaaaaacttgatgtgatgtttttcaaaacaattttgcaaactaaacatggcctaagatTGACTCGTTGACCAGAGACGCGTCCCGCCGTTGGATTGAGATCGTAGATGTGATCGGACGGTCCGAGTGAAGCCTCCACGTGGGCTCGGTGGCTGACTGCAGTTGATTTGGttgcgccggcgaggtcgtcgTCAACGTCAATTTTAACGGTTTTTTAGAGGGGTttaacgttttttttttaagaggaGCCGTGCTGCATCCAGGCACTCTCGCTTTGGTGGGCTCGGGCCATATTCGGTAGACGAGTAGAGCCCATAATCCCAATTAAGACCCATATTTAGTTGGAAAAAGGCCCATTTAGATGCCACCGTATTGGTCGAGTTTTGTTAGCATCCCTCGACtacaaaattgtatagagCATCCCTAGTTTCCAAAATTAGTGTAAGTCAAGTTACGAGGCAGTACAAGAGTATTTCGACTGACGTGgcggctatattattagttaaCATGGTCTTTGTCCTATGTAGCATTTATGTGGTACATGTATGGCATAAAAACTAAGTTTTATTATTCATCAGGTCAGTTACAAGATTAAATTAACTGACATACTCGTAactcatctaataataatttagGTTATGCACTAGATCGACGCATAGACTTTTAGTCCTTCGTGTATTCAACGGAGAACAAATTTAGCGTCCACATAGGACATAGACAATGTTAAACAATACTACTAAAAGACTAGGTTTATACTGGTTTATAAGTTAAGACAGCGTCTATATCAGGTTTTGCGGTTAAGAGACgcaaatcaaattttgaaaaatatctaaGGGACACCAAGTGAACTTCATTTccatttaggccttgtttaattcccaaaaaattttaccaaaaatatcacatcgaatttttgaacatttaaatggagcattaaacatagatgaaataaaaactaattgcacggttatggaagaaatcttgagacgaatcttttgagcctaattagtctgtgattagccataagtgctacagtaaccaacatgtgctaatgatggcttaattaggctcaaaaaatccgtctcacggttttcagccgagccgtgaaattcatttttttatttgtgtccaaaaactccttccgacatccgatcaaacgttcgatatgACATCTTCTCTAGAAAAAATTTTGCCTATCTAGACATGGCCTTAGTCCGGCCCATTTTCGACCGATGTCTGTTGTAACTGGGCCCTGGACTCTGCATCCCTATCGTCACCTAGTGTCATTCTCATCTCGATTCTAGACAAAGGGCGACTTGGGAGTTGGAACAGGGTTTCCGAAAACCGAGGTTACTGTGCTTTTTACGGAGGCACGGTttcggtaagccgcggtaaccgagtttaaatttgaggagaatttaaaaaaattgaggaaatttaataaaaaatatatgttgtatatgttgatatataatatagttttgtcaaagaaattcatgaaaaaaatttatttccggcgtaattaaaaatataaacgagaatttcgggaaacaaaattaaaaaatagcctattgcaaataatatttcataaaaaaatggttaagaatattttgttgttaagtcattattaatttacactagacactaggatacataatgttgaaatacaaatatataacgatggatatatgaaaaatatgtatagagaaaaatatatgtgcacgttagtaataattggtagtagttatagttgtgacgcaacaatcaaaatgaagttattacttgttattggtgtgaattatttggtgaagggtgatatgagtcatatgacggtgtatgtttgtatgatgcaatcaagaatttagaaaaaggtcatatgaaaattttcttgttttctctaaaacatgttctattttcttatttttcctatgtcacaactcacaaatatagtcacaaaatattttcctatttttcatgtatttttcaagatatttaatttttttatttgacatcacacccaCGGTTTCCTCACGGTAACCACGGTTTCGCCTATAAAAATCGCGCGGGAAACCACGGTTTCCGCCGTTCTCGTGCGTTCTTTCAGCACGTActtaccgcggttaccgctCGAAACCACGCGGTAACCGTACAAAACCGCGCGATTACTGCGTTTATCGTGCggttttgaatttaaattttttgttttcaaatttattgcGGTTTTTATAGTTACCTTGCCGGATCCACGGGAACGTGGTAACCGCGGCGGTAACGGTAAGGGGAACCATGGTTGGAACTCCGCGTGATGCACTTGCACTGATCCATAGGACTCCGTCGTTCGACGTTTGCCCATCTCTCGCCGTCCTGTAGCCCTTCCTTTTCTAGTCGCACGGGATCTTGACGGTAGACTTTTGAGCTTGTACGTCAACGTCCGGTGTATGACACCGCCTTGTGCCGAAATGTCAATTATTTAGATactataagagcaagttaaaTAATaaagccaattcatacaataggtACCTACgaaatatcaatatatggtctcacatgttatacacatattttgtcttggagcccgtatacaactggctacaaattatataaattaatagctcatatctcttttctctccctccttatctctttaaaatagcttacagctggcttatagactgctattgtacctgctatAAGAACCATGTAGTATTGCTGCCCCAGGGTTGCAGGGTTAAACATGAGAAAATACATAATCTTAAACgttgtaacatttttttaaaatataaatatttttaggagtTGGATCTTGTATTCTCGTGTAAGTATTTCAGATACAATTCACATTAGTATTTATCGTACTATCattttttgtccttttttaaaattttgtcgaTACATATTCTTTTACtcatttattaattagtatcaTACACTTTTCTTCTCGACATTAATATCTAAACTAACAAAATGGAAATACTTTTGTTTTGCCACGGAGGAGGCAGTAGCACAAACGCAGTCGTGGCATCATTTCAGCCTCGCCCAAATAGTCGTTCCAGACGACAATACGTGCCGGCGCGTAGGTCAGAACAGTTTGCCGAGTGATTGCCAAGCGGCGAATTGATTGCCGTGCCTGCGTGCGCCATGGAGGTTTTGGTCGGCGGCGTGAAGTCcgtgctgctggtgctggcgccggcgctgctcgccgtcgcgctgtaCAGCCCCGACGGGTTCTCGCCGGCCCCGATGCCGCCCGAGTACTCGTACGCGGCCCCCGTGTCCGCGCCGCGGCACGAGCCCCGCGcgctggcggcgagcgagcgcgtCGGGGAGGGGCGGCTCCTGGCGCCGGAGGACCTCGCgtacgacgccgccggcgggtgGCTGTACACCGGCTGCGCCGACGGGTGGGTCAGGAGGGTGAGCGTggccggcggggaggtggaGGACTGGGTCCGCACCGGCGGCCGCCCCCTCggcgtcgccctcgccgccgatggtggcctcgtcgtcgccgacgcctaCATCGTGAGTAAACTAgatgaaaacaataaaaaaacgcttttttttatttcactttGCCGCATCCTGTGGATCGCAGGGGCTACTGAAGGTGAGCCCGGAGAAGGCGGTGGAGCTGCTGACCGACGAAGCGGAGGGCGTCAGGTTCGCCCTgaccgacggcgtcgacgtcgccgccgacggcacCGTCTACTTCACCGACGCGTCGCACAAGTACAGCCTGGCCGAGTTCATGACGGACGTGCTCGAGGCGCGGCCGCACGGGCGGCTGCTGAGCTTCGACCCCTCGACGCGGCGGACCACCGTGCTCGCCCGCGACCTCTACTTCGCCAACGGCGTCGCCGTCTCGCCGGACCAGGGCTCCCTCATCTTCTGCGAGACTGTCATGTAAGCCAGCCGGACCTTCGCTGCCTCTTTCACGGCCCGCCATTGATGACGATTCCATTGCAGGATGAGGTGCTCGAGGTACCACATCAACGGCGACAAGGCCGGCACCGTCGACAAGTTCATCGACAACCTGCCGGGCTTCCCCGACAACATCCGctacgacggcgacggccgctaCTGGATCGCGATCTCCGCCGTACTACGCCATAGCCAACATCTCTCACACCCTCTTCACTAACCCCCCCAATCGCACAAGCACTAATCTTCCGCCATGGAATTGCTTGAAACTGCACGAACGCAGGAGAGGACGCTGCAGTGGGACGTGCTGAGCTGGTCCCCGTTCGTCCGGAAGCTGGTGCACATGGTGGACAAGTACGTCGTGGCGGTCCCCCACAGCCTGAAGAACGCCGGCGCGATGAGCGTGAcgctcgccggcgagcccgtGTCGATGTACAGCGACCCaggcctcgccgtcaccaccggCTGGCTCAAGGTCGGCGACTGCCTCTACTACGGCTCGCTCACCAACCCGTACCTCAGCAAGATCAACATCGCCGAATCCCCGGCTGAGAAAGCCGAGGAGTGATCTTGGATTCTTGCTCGCTTGTTCggaaccctttttttttttaagagaacACAATACAACTTTGTTCGGAACTTGTGATGGTGATTTGTCAATTTCTGCCTTGTCGCCGTGTACAACCTTACTGTATGTACTTTAATGCAATTGGGTTGTAATCTATGGAGTAGTTTAAGGCCTCGTTCGGCTACTAATGTAAGTTATCTAAGCAGGCGCACGATTTCCAGACGGtaaaacagtatattttaaaaaaaattctatagaaaaattgttttaaaaaatcatattaaactattttatattttttttaataattaattaatcatgtactaatatattagtacgtTTTTCGTGTCGGATAACTTATCCTCTTCACCCCTCTtcccgaacgcagcctaagtcCATTGGCTTGCCCTTGCCCTAATATACAGGTTGTTTAGATAGGATTgtactttttagccccatgtcacatcggaggtttggatactcatttgaaatattaaacgtagactaataaaaaaactaatttcatagaTGGGAActaatccgcgagacaaattttttgagcctaattaatctataattagcaaatgattactgtagcatcacatacgctaattatggattaattagactcattagattcatctcacgaattagtctaaaattatggatgtgttttatttatagactacgtttactatttataataagtgtccaaacatccgatgtgactagaggttaaagtttagcccccTACTCCATGCTACTCTCTCTACCTTTTTTGATTTTCTAGATATACgctttaaccattcatcttattaaaaacatcattattaattattttgttacgattttatttattgctaaagacacttttaagtataatttatgattttaatatttacataaataattaaataaaagaaataatcaaatataaataaaaaatcaatagcattaaattaaaaaaaaactatagggAGTACTTTTTTTGGTGGGTAGTTGATGATCTCATTGCAAAAAGGGGCACCACCGAAACATGCAAATTTCAGAAATGTTAGACaaaatttggttaaatttaaaccAAACTTGGATAAATACCAAAAATTGATAATTTGACCAAACTTAAACCAAATCCAGACAAAATTGTAGTGATGTTGCATTGGGCCGCTTCGCTGAGAAGGCCCACGATTCAACTACGGCCCAACTGTCCACGGAACCGCACCGGAACTCCTAGTGGGAGGGCCCACCTCACCGGGCCTGCACAGAGCCCACGGCGTCGCCGTCTCGTCCCCCGAAATCCGCGGCGCGTACGCGGCGTCACCTCAAAACCTCAATCTCCAGCTCGTCGGCGAGCCGAAAACCCTACGGCGAGGCGATGTCTCTGCACGGCGCCTCTCCCCATCGGGAGATGAGTGGGCggggcaccgccgccgccttccgcgAATCCATGGCCGACTGGCTGAGGCAGCAGGAGCAGGCGTCCACGTCAGGGAGGACTCGGCCGCTGGTTGCGACGTTCACCTTCCCCTTCGCCTGTAAGCGGCCGCGGCCGGTCAGGCTCCTTCCTCGGAACACAGAGCAGCGGATGTCTCCGCCGGTGGAGCAGATGATCGGGCAGCACAGGCCGTGGGATATGGTGGACAACATGGCCCTCGTCATCATCGACCAGACGTACACCGCCGCTCTCGGGATCCCCGGGCGGAGGGAGATGAGGGACGGTTCGGTGGAGGTCAGGAGCGCggtcgacgccgacgacccGGACTCGCCGGTGCTCACCATCAACGCCAGCGCCACGCGCTGCTGCGTCGCCTTCGGCACCCCGCGCGGCGACTCCGTGCCGTACAGGAGGTTCACGTCGCCGAAGATGAAGACGCGGCCCGACCACCTCCTCGCCCGCAGCGTCGTCTCCGTCTCCGCGGGGACGCTCTTCCTGGCCCGCACCGACGGCCTCGGCCGGGAGGAGTACtggtcgtgcgccgccgtggcgcccGACGTGACCACCGGCGGCCCGCTCGCGATCCTCGACACGATCGTGCTGCGCCTGCAGATGGCGATCCATCTGGAGGAGACCATCCTCGTCAACGCCAGGGGGCTCAACGGCGCGGGCCTCGATCTCGACGCGATCGTCCAGACACGCAACGCGCTAGAGGAGATGAGGCGAGAGATGGACCTCCAGGCGATGATGCGGAGGCGGCTGCAGAAGCGCCGGCATGTCGTCGGggacgccgtcgcggcggATCATGAAGCCGACGAAGCCGACGAGTCGTCAGAGAAGATGTTGAAGAAGTTCACAACAATGCGCTGCCGCTGAAGCCGTAGACATGAGTTGCCGCAGCTGTGAAGCTGCATACCGAAGCCAATTCAAATCAGATGATCAACCACAGAAACCCTAGCCAAACAATTGACAGATTATACTGTATTAGATTCTGACGCCATGTCACATTCAGGTGAACAGTTAGCTAGCAACCTAGTATTAATGGAGTAGTAGTACATGCACATCCGTTAGGCATTCCATTGATTTCTTGTTCTTTCATCATCTCGTTGCATTTTTTTAGGTAGTTGATGTCttgatgaatatatgattGATTAGCTTATCTTTGAGGTATGGATGGCTGCTTGATTGTGATGATTCTGCATTCTGAATTGCTGGTATTGTTGGTTGATCTTCTTTGAACAGCATTCCTAATATATACTATGTGTTGCCAAATCTTAAATTCTTAATACTGTTTTCTGTAAAAATGAGCAATATGGGCAGCTGACAGAGCAACATAGATCACTAATGTGATCTCGGACTGGGGAAAGGGAATTGGATGGGGAGTGTTTTGAATGGAAACTTAGTTAGTCTTTGGGCATCTCTAAGCCCAGACCTTTGGCTTTTGTGTGATCAGTTCTAGATCTTTGCTTTAGAGTTTTGAACTGCCCTAGAAGTTGTCTAGTTTCTCCCCCTGTAAAGCTCGAAAGTCCAGCCGAACCCTACAATGTACAACCTTTTAGCTTTCTATATACAAGCTGGCCAATAGcttcttttaagaaaaaattggCTAGACCTTTTACTACTTTAAAACGGTGGATGCAGATCAAAATTTTGAGTccaagaataaaaattttgtaattaaatattatattttttatatcctGAACAACAACACTTTGTATATGATTAGACATATGTCATATGGAGTACTAGTAGCTGATGATTAGTAAGTTCATGTAACTTAATTGAGATATTATGTGTTCATGTTTGGGGGTGGGGGTTTACATCAAAGAAAGTAAACAACAAAAGCTGCGAAGGTAAATGCCCGCCTCACTGCTCATCCATCTGAAAAATCTACTGCAACATGCTCTAAATAATCTTTCAGAAGTTTGATTAAGCTATATCTAAATTAAGCTGAAAATAAGTAGAATAATGAAATTGTCTAAACCTGCTCCTTTCAAAATGAAATTGTCTAAACAGAGTAACCATGATCCATAGTCAAAGAGGGAACCACTTCTGCAGGATTTCTTACTGCAATGCGGCAACATACAACATGCAGAAAACACTCTGAAATTCAATGGGGGGAGATGCACATGTGGAAATCACAAATTTTACAGTTTAACCACCCCGGTTAGGATTCGCTCATTTCAATGGAAAGTTACTGAATGAAGTTAAGCGGGGAGTTCAAAAATGTGAACCTTCAGTTGATACTCAAGGCAATTTCAGACTGAACAGCATTTGATCCTCTTGCCCTTTacctgagaaaaaaaaaggtagcaATCGTGTTAGCTATCTATCAGAACAGACCATATCTGATTATCTGTTCAGAATCAACACGgtaaaacaaagaaaccatgACGGACCCGAGGCTACTGAAGATAAACCATCATATCTGACTATCTgttcacttaaaaaaaatatctgacTATCTGTTTCAGAATCAAcccggtaaaaaaaaaaaagaaaccataCCGGATACGAGAAAAGATAAACCAAACTGCTGTCAAAAGAAATTACTACAAAATTACGTTCCCGATAGAATCGTGGTTAGGTGGCCAACAGCCATGCAATTTTACTTCTCTACGATTACCTCCTCGCCAAGCCCTCGAGGGAACCTCGCCGCACGCCGGGGCAGGGCCATGTGGCCGTGCAGCGGGAAGACGATCTCTGGCCACCGCCTACCGTGCAATCTCACGGCCGCTCCGGCCGATCGGCATCGAGTGctaccgcggcggcggcggctggagcGCGTTGCGGCGCAGGGGTGGAAGAATCCGCCGTGTGGCCTGGGGGTAGCGGAGCAAGGCCCACGGCCCATTTCGCATCATCGAAATGATGTGAGGCCGACGAAAATTTTCATTGGGTCGCATTTTGTGATGCGAGGCccaaaacaattttaaacCGCTCTAAAACttcaaaaaaacacacaaactTGCACGTTTATAcgaagatatttttttaccgttCTAAGCACTtttgtactatatttttttagtttttattatattaagatACAATATACATTCCTAAGGTATCAACATTttgtactaatatttttaatgagcatttttcctattttgaGTAGTTACTatgaggtatcactgttttctaaataaaatttgataacttaTATAAAACTTCTAGTATATAAGGTActaagaggtatcaaattttacatataaaacagtTATACTCCTAATACCTTCTCAattatagtaaaattgctcatttgTAATACATCAAGATATTTCTTCAGAATAGTAAATATGTTCatataccaaaataaaatagagaaatttGCACTGGAACGTCCAAATCAAGCATATGAGGGAGAATTATATGACAAATAATGTGATATATCATGTAAAAGGGGCATGCATTTTATTGAACGTGTTACACAACAGACAAATGAAGGCTCGAACACAGCATGCGTGGGTGTCCGGTTAttgacaacgacgacgacggaaaATGTGCACGCGACCCCTTCGATCTcctctcgccggccggccgccgccgggccggAGACTTCACGGCGGCTGCCCGGCCACCAGCATCAatcgtcatcatcatcctcatcAGAACGGCgcctcggcggacggcgggcgGTTGAGGCTCTTGATGTACTTCCACGACTCGCGGCCGGAGATGTCGGCCCACCACCGGCTGACGTTCCGGCGCGACTGGATCATGCTGAGGGAGCGCGGGTCGGAGGCGAGGGCGTCGGCCTTAGGGAGGTGGGACAGGTCGGCGAGGGTGAACTTGTCGCCGGCGAGGTACTCCGCCTCGTCCAGCCGCTGCTCGTAGATGTCCAGCACCTTGTTCAGCTCCTTCCTGCTCTTCTCGAACAGCTGCCGCATCTCCTCCACCTTCTGCCGGTGCGCCGGGTTCATCTCGCCgttcctccctcctccgccgcggccctgccgctctccgccgccgtcctgctCGTCGCACTCGGCGCCCTTCGCcttcccgccgccgagctgcgcctgcgccggcggcggcggcaggaagGCGAGGCTGTACACCAGGTCGGCGCTGGGCACGTCGAAGCTCTGCGCCTCCGTCTGCAGCCACTGCTCGATCGATGACCGCTCCAGCGCCCCCGTCCCGATCAGCTCCGTGTTCCCCTGGTCCTTGTACTTGTCCGCTATGTGTCTCAAGATCTTCCTCGACTCTGCGCACACGTCGATCTCGATGACAAACC
It encodes the following:
- the LOC102721199 gene encoding mitochondrial pyruvate carrier 4-like isoform X1; protein product: MAASKFQALWNHPAGPKTIHFWAPTFKWFLNIANVADFAKPPEEISYTQQVALSCNGLIWARYSMVITPKNWNLFSVSSALACTCVYQISRKIRKDCFSDDGQATLPSLKA
- the LOC102721199 gene encoding mitochondrial pyruvate carrier 4-like isoform X2 produces the protein MAASKFQALWNHPAGPKTIHFWAPTFKWFLNIANVADFAKPPEEISYTQQVALSCNGLIWARYSMVITPKNWNLFSVSSALACTCVYQISRRIASLTMARQHCHL
- the LOC102721677 gene encoding protein STRICTOSIDINE SYNTHASE-LIKE 4-like yields the protein MEVLVGGVKSVLLVLAPALLAVALYSPDGFSPAPMPPEYSYAAPVSAPRHEPRALAASERVGEGRLLAPEDLAYDAAGGWLYTGCADGWVRRVSVAGGEVEDWVRTGGRPLGVALAADGGLVVADAYIGLLKVSPEKAVELLTDEAEGVRFALTDGVDVAADGTVYFTDASHKYSLAEFMTDVLEARPHGRLLSFDPSTRRTTVLARDLYFANGVAVSPDQGSLIFCETVMMRCSRYHINGDKAGTVDKFIDNLPGFPDNIRYDGDGRYWIAISAERTLQWDVLSWSPFVRKLVHMVDKYVVAVPHSLKNAGAMSVTLAGEPVSMYSDPGLAVTTGWLKVGDCLYYGSLTNPYLSKINIAESPAEKAEE
- the LOC102721959 gene encoding glutathione S-transferase F11-like gives rise to the protein MPGAVKVFGSPTSAEVARVLACLFEKDVEFQLIRVDSFRGAKRMPQYLKLQPHGEALTFEDGNVTLVESRKILRHIADKYKDQGNTELIGTGALERSSIEQWLQTEAQSFDVPSADLVYSLAFLPPPPAQAQLGGGKAKGAECDEQDGGGERQGRGGGGRNGEMNPAHRQKVEEMRQLFEKSRKELNKVLDIYEQRLDEAEYLAGDKFTLADLSHLPKADALASDPRSLSMIQSRRNVSRWWADISGRESWKYIKSLNRPPSAEAPF